The following coding sequences are from one Methanosarcina sp. WWM596 window:
- a CDS encoding chemotaxis protein CheW: MFEETVIKEDSTLPKESLQLVVFELSGEEFGVDIMQVSEIIPVSKITRVPQAPECVKGLINLRGKIIVVIDLNRRLGFSSKERDSLSRIIIVEVRDTMIGMLVNSVSGVLKLPISSVEPTPDMIKSKINAEYLTGVGKKGNRLLILLNLARVLGEEEIDELSQLSSSSSSSSSSSSSSSSSSSDQLPEENIYML; this comes from the coding sequence ATGTTTGAGGAAACAGTAATAAAGGAAGATTCTACACTTCCAAAAGAATCGCTTCAGTTAGTGGTTTTTGAACTGTCAGGAGAAGAATTCGGGGTTGATATCATGCAGGTCTCCGAAATCATCCCAGTTTCAAAAATCACCCGTGTTCCTCAGGCTCCTGAATGTGTAAAGGGATTAATTAACCTGCGCGGAAAAATTATTGTAGTAATAGATCTCAACAGGCGCCTTGGTTTCAGCTCCAAAGAAAGGGACAGCCTGTCTAGAATTATTATAGTGGAAGTTCGAGATACAATGATAGGCATGCTTGTAAACTCCGTAAGTGGGGTGTTGAAACTGCCTATTTCTTCTGTTGAACCGACTCCAGATATGATTAAATCGAAAATTAATGCAGAATATCTGACCGGAGTCGGGAAAAAAGGGAACAGACTTCTTATCCTCCTGAACCTTGCAAGGGTACTTGGAGAAGAGGAAATTGACGAACTTAGCCAGCTTTCTTCTTCCTCCTCTTCTTCCTCCTCTTCTTCCTCCTCTTCTTCCTCCTCTTCTTCTGATCAGCTTCCTGAGGAGAATATTTATATGTTATAA
- a CDS encoding methyl-accepting chemotaxis protein, whose protein sequence is MKNLEARVKKMYKSTKIGHVVIGFAFLLILIFFVGYVSYQGMNEVEEKSRAIQNMTFIMNNMQDAMQAEERYIIHGEPSDKEEVYYYLSFVPTQAAISKEIYIGYLDPVNRDRMDFVLAASSEFEDAFNRYVEADDEQADVRANLTVYSEILITNADELSRNQMIQYREEFEAGYSNETLEKKFSNAESAQKIIVLTMKARNEYRNYDMNPDQEYVDNFDTFMEDIIELSTDLNGRMQRPENIAAGKEILTSAKNIQAGFEQFKVLEERKASAEINMMDIAAQVGEVTTDARVDQKTKLYTLISNSINKIFLVTFISMLIGALLVFVILNIYKRPIYELLEAADKISEGDLDVNIKGSSRSEIFQLSEAFKAMVEHLRSLIKEIQGGSLHLATLSEELSASSEEVASASRRISETAAEISNGAEVQSTKIVDITHAMQDMTHNIQEIADNTQKVSKSTNLVNDTVHSIGNVSRDVLFKMNLISSSVDETEVVIKELDSKSQQINEIITLITRIADQTNMLALNAAIEAARAGEHGKGFSVVADEVRKLAEESGSAAKNISRLIDEIRDSISDTVESIEASKKNVKNGSVSVSEEVEMVTGIVPTINEITNMIEDVAAATEEQSASIEEITSTLEDISSISEQSAAGTQETAAALEEQSASMSELASMANDLSLLGEKMKKVTEKFRLGNSKGEPENISD, encoded by the coding sequence GTGAAGAATCTGGAAGCACGGGTGAAAAAGATGTACAAAAGCACAAAGATAGGGCATGTGGTGATAGGATTTGCCTTTCTCCTTATTTTGATCTTTTTTGTGGGTTATGTAAGTTATCAAGGAATGAACGAAGTTGAGGAGAAGAGTCGTGCTATCCAGAATATGACTTTTATCATGAATAACATGCAGGACGCTATGCAAGCGGAAGAAAGGTACATTATTCACGGTGAGCCCTCTGATAAAGAAGAAGTTTATTATTATCTTAGCTTTGTGCCCACACAGGCAGCGATATCCAAAGAAATATACATAGGCTATCTTGATCCTGTGAACCGCGATCGGATGGATTTCGTTCTTGCAGCTTCAAGTGAGTTTGAGGACGCTTTTAACCGATATGTTGAAGCAGATGACGAACAGGCAGATGTAAGAGCTAATCTGACTGTATATAGTGAAATTCTAATAACAAACGCAGATGAGCTTTCTAGAAACCAGATGATCCAGTACAGGGAGGAGTTTGAAGCTGGCTATTCAAATGAAACTCTCGAGAAAAAATTTTCCAATGCCGAGAGCGCTCAGAAGATCATTGTATTGACAATGAAAGCCAGAAATGAATATCGGAATTATGATATGAACCCTGATCAGGAATATGTAGATAATTTCGATACTTTCATGGAAGATATCATTGAACTTTCTACGGATTTAAACGGGCGAATGCAAAGGCCGGAAAATATTGCCGCAGGAAAGGAAATACTTACAAGTGCAAAAAATATCCAGGCCGGTTTCGAGCAGTTTAAGGTTCTGGAAGAAAGAAAAGCGAGTGCAGAGATAAATATGATGGATATAGCTGCACAGGTTGGAGAAGTAACTACAGATGCCCGTGTTGACCAGAAAACAAAATTGTATACACTGATCTCGAACTCCATAAATAAGATCTTTCTGGTAACTTTTATTTCAATGCTTATTGGTGCTTTACTTGTTTTTGTGATTTTGAACATCTATAAAAGGCCTATCTACGAACTGCTTGAAGCTGCTGATAAGATCTCTGAAGGAGACCTTGATGTTAATATTAAAGGTTCTTCGAGAAGTGAGATCTTCCAGCTTTCAGAGGCTTTTAAAGCAATGGTTGAGCACCTGCGCAGTTTGATTAAAGAAATTCAGGGAGGTTCACTTCACCTTGCCACACTTTCGGAAGAATTGTCTGCATCTTCTGAAGAAGTGGCATCTGCATCAAGGAGAATTTCAGAAACCGCAGCTGAAATCTCTAACGGGGCAGAGGTGCAGAGCACAAAAATTGTTGATATAACTCATGCAATGCAGGATATGACCCACAATATTCAGGAAATTGCGGATAACACCCAGAAAGTTTCTAAAAGTACAAACCTGGTGAATGATACTGTTCATAGTATCGGAAATGTTTCCAGAGATGTCCTGTTTAAGATGAATCTTATCAGTTCTTCTGTTGATGAAACTGAAGTTGTTATCAAGGAACTTGACTCCAAGTCTCAGCAGATCAATGAGATCATAACTCTGATAACCAGAATTGCAGACCAGACCAATATGCTTGCACTGAATGCCGCAATTGAAGCTGCACGGGCAGGTGAACACGGTAAAGGATTCTCTGTTGTAGCCGATGAAGTCCGCAAACTTGCCGAAGAATCCGGAAGCGCAGCCAAAAATATTTCCAGGCTGATTGATGAGATCAGGGATAGTATCAGCGATACCGTAGAAAGCATAGAAGCAAGTAAAAAGAACGTAAAGAACGGTTCAGTATCGGTTAGTGAAGAGGTTGAGATGGTTACAGGAATCGTCCCCACAATCAATGAAATCACAAATATGATAGAGGACGTTGCAGCTGCTACAGAAGAACAGTCTGCATCTATTGAAGAAATTACCTCTACTCTGGAAGATATATCCTCTATATCGGAGCAGTCCGCTGCAGGAACCCAGGAAACTGCGGCAGCTCTTGAAGAACAGAGTGCTTCAATGTCTGAGCTTGCAAGCATGGCGAATGATCTCTCTTTGCTTGGGGAAAAGATGAAAAAAGTCACTGAAAAATTCAGACTTGGCAATTCAAAAGGAGAGCCCGAAAATATTTCTGACTAA
- a CDS encoding response regulator yields MPDDQMPDDQMPEILIVEDNLLNLVVEADLLKSYGYEPKKAKNGFEALEVLSKVKVDLVLMDMELPKMHGLELLQRIKCNPDTRSIKVVAITGHCDPESKQEFLKAGCYAVLSKPINFDIFGSQVKEFLTVASSSLYFSE; encoded by the coding sequence ATGCCTGATGATCAAATGCCTGATGATCAAATGCCTGAAATCCTGATCGTTGAGGATAACCTGCTTAATCTTGTTGTTGAAGCTGACCTTTTGAAATCTTACGGATATGAGCCGAAAAAGGCAAAAAATGGCTTTGAAGCGCTGGAAGTTCTCAGTAAGGTCAAAGTTGATCTTGTACTGATGGATATGGAACTTCCAAAGATGCATGGTCTTGAACTGCTTCAACGGATAAAGTGCAACCCTGATACACGAAGCATAAAAGTGGTTGCCATTACAGGACATTGTGATCCTGAAAGTAAACAAGAATTCCTTAAAGCCGGATGTTATGCTGTCCTTTCCAAACCCATAAATTTTGATATTTTTGGATCCCAGGTGAAAGAGTTTCTTACAGTGGCGAGTTCTTCACTGTATTTTTCAGAATAA
- a CDS encoding response regulator translates to MARVMIVDDAEFMRMVIKDILLKHGHEVVAEVGDGEEAIQTYLEVKPDLVLMDIIMPNMDGKEALKKLLLMDPDAKVVMCSSLGQQALITESIKIGAMGFIVKPFESNSMLDVIKKIAEPN, encoded by the coding sequence ATGGCAAGAGTAATGATCGTGGACGATGCCGAATTTATGCGGATGGTAATCAAAGACATTCTTTTAAAGCACGGACACGAGGTGGTTGCTGAGGTCGGTGATGGGGAAGAAGCAATTCAGACCTACCTAGAGGTAAAACCTGACCTCGTGCTAATGGACATAATAATGCCAAATATGGATGGGAAAGAGGCATTGAAAAAACTTCTTTTAATGGACCCTGATGCAAAAGTTGTAATGTGCTCTTCTCTTGGGCAGCAGGCTCTGATAACGGAATCGATAAAAATAGGTGCCATGGGTTTCATAGTAAAACCTTTTGAGTCCAATAGTATGCTGGATGTAATCAAAAAAATTGCTGAACCAAATTAA
- a CDS encoding chemotaxis response regulator protein-glutamate methylesterase, with amino-acid sequence MTICALIVDDSALIRKVLSDILSEDQKIRVIGTAVNGKDGLEKVKKLRPDVVLLDNVMPVLDGLKTLARIMKEYPTPVVIVSALGERAEEITLTAFEYGAVDVIEKPSGILSQNMPEMAEEICRKVRTASKANLKNLECMRDLEPWNPEKEEKKEEKKEEKKGEEKEEKKGEEKEEKKGEKKKNREKVTSVRNVLAIGASTGGPRALEKLIGSLPAEIPAAVLVVQHMPPGFTASLSKRLDAKSALRVREAQEGDIVEEGTVLIAPGNYHMEIVRNKVNGHEEEVVHLSCSPKELGSRPSVNVLFRSLAPVYGSRAISLVLTGMNCDGADGAEEIKKMGGKVIAEARSSCVVYGMPGEIVRRNLADFVLPLDRMAEEIIRIVK; translated from the coding sequence ATGACTATCTGCGCACTCATAGTAGATGATTCTGCTTTAATTCGCAAAGTTCTCTCCGATATTCTCAGTGAAGACCAGAAGATCAGGGTTATCGGAACGGCAGTCAACGGAAAAGATGGTCTTGAAAAAGTCAAGAAACTTAGGCCCGATGTAGTACTTCTGGACAATGTAATGCCCGTTCTTGACGGCCTTAAGACTCTTGCCCGTATCATGAAAGAATATCCGACTCCTGTAGTTATAGTGTCAGCTCTGGGGGAAAGAGCTGAAGAGATTACCCTTACAGCTTTTGAATATGGAGCAGTGGATGTGATCGAAAAGCCCTCAGGTATTCTCAGTCAGAACATGCCTGAAATGGCAGAGGAAATTTGCAGGAAAGTCAGGACAGCTTCAAAAGCTAACCTTAAAAACCTGGAATGCATGCGAGATTTAGAACCCTGGAATCCAGAGAAAGAGGAGAAGAAAGAGGAGAAGAAAGAGGAGAAGAAAGGGGAGGAGAAAGAGGAGAAGAAAGGGGAGGAGAAAGAGGAGAAGAAAGGGGAGAAGAAAAAGAACCGGGAAAAAGTAACCTCTGTAAGAAATGTACTGGCAATAGGCGCATCCACAGGAGGTCCAAGGGCCCTGGAAAAACTTATAGGCTCACTCCCCGCTGAGATTCCAGCTGCAGTTCTTGTAGTACAGCACATGCCTCCGGGATTTACAGCATCTCTTTCTAAAAGGCTTGATGCAAAGTCAGCCCTCAGGGTAAGAGAGGCACAGGAAGGGGATATAGTAGAAGAGGGAACTGTGCTTATAGCCCCGGGTAATTATCATATGGAAATTGTACGAAATAAAGTAAACGGCCATGAAGAAGAAGTAGTACATCTATCCTGCAGCCCAAAAGAATTGGGATCCAGACCTTCAGTAAATGTCCTTTTCAGATCACTTGCCCCGGTTTACGGCTCCAGAGCTATTTCCCTTGTCCTTACAGGAATGAACTGTGATGGAGCAGATGGAGCTGAAGAAATTAAAAAAATGGGGGGCAAAGTAATCGCAGAAGCCCGGAGTTCATGTGTGGTATACGGAATGCCCGGAGAGATTGTAAGACGAAACCTGGCAGACTTCGTGCTCCCTCTGGACAGGATGGCTGAAGAAATTATCAGAATAGTAAAATAA